Genomic DNA from Eleutherodactylus coqui strain aEleCoq1 chromosome 8, aEleCoq1.hap1, whole genome shotgun sequence:
atatcgctgcgtttttttcacgcggttgtcaatgggactttctaatgttaaaaatgcatcacaagttggtgctttgcaaattttgtgcgatgcgttaacattagaaagtcccattgacaaccacgagaaaaaaacgcagcgagatcgcatgcaaaaaaacacgcaagaaaaacgcaagtgtgcaggagctttacttgtgtggtgatgagacctcatcctcacttccagtttttgtcctgtttccctcaACATAAGATGCCCCAACAGGATATTtattgcacaggatcaggtactcaacatcagacgtggaacatgtgaatgtccctgggatcttatagtcctgctgtgtgttggggatctgtatcctgtccgcggtccgtacatgtgagcaggacttacagctccttacattacagggatctaatAGTCCtgatgtgtgttggggatctgtatactgtccgcggtccgtacatgtgagcaggtcttacagctccttacattacagggatcttatagtcctgatgtgtgttggggatctgtatactgtccgcggtcagtacatgtgagcaggacttgcagctccttaccttgcaggaataagttcctttttgtgtgtccgaTGGCAACACACTCCTGATTATACaggtcctcaaatttggaggAGCCTGTtgaaggggagggtccaggaatatggttttcatacTGTCATCCTTGTGTAGCATATGATGTAGCTTAATGTCTGGTTTATGGTgcggtggaatgcattgaatctcatggaattttatagtGGATACaatcagatctgctccaacccaacagacagagaggaacatttataccatcttaaaaggacatttataaatcagggctaccatcccacctcaagtAATGACCAAAtcaacagagccaccaggatacccaggaatcaactactccaatacacagagaaggaaggaaactgttgtatacctctagtagtgacctataatccacagctagaggtactaaggaaaaccgcaaagaaactccaccataccctacacaaggatgaccgtctgaaaactgTAATCCTGCAACCTCCCCTTCTGTAtcacaggcaacctcctaatttgaggcaTGTTATAATccggagtgcattgccctctgacacacaaaaaggaacttatccctgcaaggtaaggagctgtgagacctgctgacatgtactgaccgtggacaggatacaaatccccaacacacaatatGACTATATGATTTATAGGACATTCCCATGTTCCCcgcccaatgttgtgtacctgatcctgtgtagtaaatgtctTGCTAGgaccctttatgttggagaaacaggacaaaaactgaagcaattaaacagagaaagacagaattacctgtggacaAGCATTGTTCTAGTCACGaacacaacatagaagatatgaaagttattataccgaaaggcaatttcaaatcacagcggctcagaagaatttggaaatataaatttataacaacacAGGCTTAAATTGCTCAAAAGGGTTCGAGTGTGACTGGAAAATATAAGACATCCATAGCACATATAACTCTGCTGACctgatgaccccctaacactaattcagggaccataaaaccttcacatccttatcagtgactatttaaaggtgtttgtatttctgttctagtattcttttaagtgcaaattaatcacatccatgtctgtgccttgtcataagtatgtgtgtatatatatgcatgcctctatgGATCTATtacatttaagcctgaagcagaactcTGAGaaagtttgaaagctcgctattacatcatgtatttttgttagctattaaaaggtatcttatctacaagattacgtggtttctcttgctgggaacaatcacataagaAACATAGTTACGCCTCATAGAAGGGTTTATGTACTTTAACCTTGCGGTATAACTTTAGTGTAAACTCTCTATTAAAGCAACAGTACTTTGCTTAAATACACATTTTTGTCCCTCGCCGACATATACATCTCAGTACCTCATACCATGGACAGAGACGGTCACAAATAAGGCGATCCTGGACCATttcagaccaaaagtatcactagaaagcaaaatcaccaagcAACGGCTTTGATACTTTGGTCTCATACAAGCTAATTCTCTTGAACATTAATCCTCGGCACAGTCATTGGGTCCAGAAGAAGACGTCAGAGAACACGCTGGCTAGATACAACCAAGTTTAACACGAACATGactggaaaatctgaaggaagcggccaaagacagAGGGAAGCATGGCATATGCTGATCAACAAGGCGACCGAAAGTCGgcaacgactgaacggataaatcatcatcatcacctcATTAGATccctggcagcagcaaggcacatgacaTTCCTCATATTTTATGAGAAGAGTTTTATATCTCATAACTTGCAGCGTAACTGCTAAATACATCCTCATATCGGCCATAGGCCCGGACCTCAGATGCCCTGTAAATGCAGCGTCCCCACTTATGGAATACAAGTTGTACACAATACTAAAGTCTAGCGGTTTCTCTCCCATGTTACATTAATAGATCCCATATATGCTCTATACTATGTGCCTAACTGCACCGTTACACCTCATTATTACACTCTATTACATCACATCAGGCACATTACACGGTTGCCATTAACCCTTCATACATAACATCACCGGTTCTCCAACTCCTTAGAAAAGAGAGGGATAATTCAATAAAGACAGCGGCTCTCTACACACAGTCAATATTTACTGAAGAGGTGTCCAAGGAGCTGATGCACAACAAAAGAGAAGATATTCAATGCAAAGCTCCATTGATGAATAAAATGATCTATATCAGAGTCCCtatctagcaggcctgcttacagTCCATTTCTGATTGTTCGAGTGTACATACTTAGTTTTTACCGAGGTACTTCGTCACTTACGAACCCTAGTGTCCTTCTCACAGTGATAGGCATACAGAGTTGTCCAATGTCCGTTGCCAGTCTGCAAAGCATTCAACTGTAGAAGAAAGGATCAGTCTCTGGAATAGCTCCCACAGGCTCCCTATGGCCGTGGCCTTAGTGGATTTGCAGTCCAAACTCCTTCACCAATACAGACTCAGCACTCCTTCAGAGCCAAGTGCTTCTCCGGCCACAGCTAGCAACCCACAGAGTCTCTCAGCAGTCTGTGACTAGAGGCAGCTACACACAGTTTTCAGTGACTCTCACCACTGTGTACTCTCCCTGGCATGCTTCACTATCACTTCCCTTATTGTTAGggtttctgctgggatctgtgatGCTACATAGGTTTCCAGCTGACCGGCCCCACAGGtcggggttgattgagctgactggggttggatttctccagccagccagtccCTCGGGTCTTAGACCACAGTGTGTTAGATGCCTGTATCTCCAGAGGCCCCTATTTAAGGAAGGGGGGACCATTAAGGCTTGCTGCTGGAATCTTGTGTATTACATGGGTtttcagcagcacagccccacaggtggtggtagattgagctggctgggtgtggattgctccagccagccaatccacaAGTTCCGTTACTCATataaaccagctcctctgcttttctctttgttcagtgtgaacagtgtcatgctcctgcgtgtctgtgcatgtggctggacatgaggtgtctgtgcagcgTTCATGATGATCAGTTTGAACAGTGTTatgctcctgcgtgtctgtgcagctcTCAGTATgtgcagtgtgaactgtgtcttgctgtgggtccGTTATTATCTAGAATGAGATAGGTAACTAGGTTCCAGCGGGAGGTCGTTGCTATCGTGACCATAAGACAATGAGAACCTGTGAagtgggcttgcaggcttaagtacCTTGGCCGAATTATGAGCTAATACCTCgtattgtatctattccatctgtttatacaaGCGGTATGCTTGGTGCGTGTTTTGAGCACTTATCAGCCGTTGGTTTATGTCTATCCGTGAGTGAAGTCTGTTCCACAGTTCTGCAGTTCATGGCCAGTATAACTCTAcagagtgttcatgtcccagaATGACATTACAGAATACACATGTACACAGATAAGGAGATATTTGTTCATGTCCCTGTTTGCCACTTTACTCTTATTCTCAGGAAGTTTGCGCCTATTCCGGGGGTAGAGTTCTGAATAAAAGTTTGCACAAATGTAACAAATATGCACAAATGCATTTCTGGGGTCCCCCCTTACATGTGCTGTACTGGTTGTGAGGGGTCTTGAAAGCATTTCAAGAGGACATTTAGAGGGTCCAATTGTGCCCTCATTACTAGGCTATGTGTAAGATGTCAGTGTTTTCATGATCTGTGCCCATAAATCAGCAGATAAAGTATATAGATCCTATATGTACCTGTCCCTTTTATGAACTGGTGAAGAAATTTATCAAACGTCCCCGGCTCCGGGTGGACAACGGCCATGCGGTAGAAATGATAAAATGACACCAATACGTCCTTAGGATTTCGGGCCACGTAAATAATCTGTGGAGGAGAGGATCATAAAAAGTTGGATAATCGAGAGTGAATAGAATCTACAGCGAGAGAAAGACCTGAAATGGCACAACATGAAGAAAGTGCAAGAGGAAGAGAAAGTCCAGAGATTGACCATACTCTACAGAAGACAGAAGGTTATATTGGAAGACGGACATAGCGGTACTGCAAGAGACAGATGGAGAGAGATCATACATGTTGGGCCAAGCGCTACAGAAGGAGAACTAGACCCAGCCTTACAGAAAGCATGGGAGGCCTGAGAACAGAGCAATCATGGATCTAGCCAGGTAGAACGAGACATACACCTGTTTATAAAGTAACGGCGAAGGATGTACAatgaatgacccctttattaagGTCCCCGAGCCGGATCTATCTTCCCACTGGTTCTTTGAAACTCCAATGctatagcacagagtttgaacagccatagaaggaaaaaaaaacgttcatgtgcaactacactccgtagcgGTGAGCATAGTTACGCATAAGGCCGTGTGTTTTTGCCATGACCAACAGGCCCTACATTGttggagcagctgaatacaatgctggagctccaactaatgtgtgcaaacacacaactcgccattccctagcacagatgggctataacagcagatgaccaggtccagcgccattgtgtctgagaaacagaaaggagagactccagggggcaaaagagcacaaaaattgtatcactgagcagcggacaaacatctcctggtcggagggtTTCAGATTTTTGCTGTGCTGTGCTGATGGTAGGTCAgagtttggtgcaagcagcatgaatcgctgaccccttcctgtcaggctggagGAGGTGCAGTAATGGTACATGGAATGGTTTCTTGTCACACCTGGTTCCTCTGATGCACGTCATAAAGGATTCCTGTGGTTCTGAAGATCAAAGGAGAtctaacgtgctactagatgggggtctgtgATCAGTGGCTGTTTAGTAGATGGACCCAATTAGAACAATAGAGAAGGACCTGATTCTAAAGCAAGAGATGGACGAGGACCTTTAGAGTAATGGGAGGACCAAACTCTACAGCAAGGGAGGTAGACCTGGTTAGAGATAAGCCTGGGATAGGATGCAGACTAGTGATATGACACATAGTTGGAGTTAGCTTTATAGCAGCAGTGAAGTAGACAGGGCAGGAGATGGAAGATCAGCCGCTTGTCATCAGCCGTGGTCCATGAAGAGCCACGTCAGTACCTTGCAGTTCTTCTCCCAAAAGCTCTCTGGCAGGAGGTGGACGGGTAAATGAGACTTGATCAAGCGAGGAGGCTTCATTTTATTACGTTTCTGAGCGCCTAACGAAGAGGCAGGTTGTTATAACATATGGACCATATATCATACAAGAGAGGTGTAGCAAAAAAACCCCATCTGCAGCGCTTACGTGTCGGCACATCAGGGACGGCAAACTCCAGGAAGGGCACCCGCTCAGATATGCTTCCACGTTGGCTTGTCTTAGTCTCTCCGTCGTGTACAACTAAGTCCACAATCTCACTGATCCAAGTGGTACCTACCAACGGTCAACATGGCATAGAATACTTAGACATGGAGAAAGAAGGGTTTCTGGGCACCTCCAGGGCGCAGGTGGGCTACAGGCACCACACCTTTCTTGCTCTCACCAGATttggggtaggtgtctatcagcaggtCCCCTTCTTCAGCCTGGAAATTCTTCACCTTCTCCCAGTTGTCTGCAAAGTATTCGATGAGGGGCATATCACCCACCATTTTCAGAGGAGGACGACTAGCCATGTCTGCAGATGTATCAGCTGGAGATTGGGGGTATAGGTTTCAGGTATCAGTCTGTATGGTGCAGGAAAGAAAGAGTTAACCAGAAGCAGCGCCAAACTTTTCTTTATTGGTCAAATCTGCTTCTAAGGTTTCTTATCTCATGCTTATCTTTAGTTACAAGATGTAGATTGTCCTTCCTAAAGAAGCAGAGTGCCAATATCATTCTTGGGAGGAatgctctagtcacatccagagctgcattcataattctaccAGCTGCCTCTTCcacaatgcagctctggatgtgaatgcAGATATACATCTTACACACCTGTGCAGGTATCAACATCCTCGCTTAGGAGTGGGGAGGGAAATATTTTCACCAGGGGCTGCTCAGACTTTAAGCCGTCTCTGCCTTCCCCTAGTTCCTTGTAGGACcagatccgcccgtggaaatGTTACAGCATGTAAAAGAATTATTCATGGTTTGAGAGCAGTAATCCTCTATCTGTTCTACTGCTCTGCCTGTGACAGTGTCAGTCTCCACTGTAGTCctagcattctattcatgaaccaggAGGCCCTGGATGAACAGAGCTGTAGATCCCACCCTGATGAAGGATTGCTGCGCTATCCAGAAAAACATATGGTGCCTACCTGGACGATGGCAGAGAGGACGGGCACAGCTTGGCACACCGGCTTCTAATACATGAGGAGAGACATTGAGAAAAGAGATAGACAAGGGGGCGGGGTCTACTATGATGCAATTACAGGTTGATACACGATAGGATATAAAGTCACCCCTCCTTCCATGGAACCTAGTCTAAAGGTTTTATTTCCACAAACAAGGTGAAAAGTGATGCGTTATCTGTAATCCAGCGGTATCActtggcttagatacaccagTTAAGCAGACAGTATAACACATGTAGTATTaggtacacggctcagcagacagtatcacacatgtagTATTaggtacacggctcagcagacagtatcacacatgacagcatTAGATACACAGACtcaacagacaatatcacacatgataggattagatacacagctcagcagacagtatcacacatgatagaattagatacacagctcagcagacagtatcacacatgataggattagatacacggctcagcacacagtatcacacatgatagaattagatacatggctgagcagacagtatcacacatgatgggattagatacacggctcagcacacagtatcacacatgatagaattagatacatggctgagcagacagtatcacacatgataggattagatacacggctcagcagacagtatcacacaggataggattagatacacggctcagcggacagtatcacacaggataggattagatacacggctcagcagacagtatcacacaggataggattagatacacggctcagcggacagtatcacacaggataggattagatacacggctcagcagacagtattacagactcagatacacggctcagcagacagtatcacacaggataggattagatacacggttcagcagacagtatcacacatgataggattagatacatggctgagcagacagtatcacacatgacaggattagatacacagctcagcagacagtatcacacatgataggattagatacacggctcagcagatagtatcacacatgacaagattagatacacagctcagcagacagtatcagacctgataggattagatacacggctcagcacacagtatcacacatgataaaattagatacacagctcagcagacagtatcacacatgataggattagatacacggctcagcagacagtatcagacatgataggattagatacacagctcagcagacagtatcacacatgatgggattagatacacggctcagcagacagtatcacacatgatgggattagatacagcagctcagcaggcagtatcacacatgataggattagacacacggctcagcagacagtatcacacatgctaggattagatacacagctcagcggacagtattacacatgataggattagatacgcggctcagcagacagtatcacacatgacaggattagacacacagctcagcagacagtatcacacatgacgggattagatacacggctcagcagacagtatcacacatgataggattagacacATGGCTCAgccgacagtatcacacatgataggattagatacacggctcagcagtcagtatcacacatgatagaattagacacacggctcagcagtcagtatcacacatgtaggattagatacattagATTATTATCACGCAAGGTTTGGCAGCAGCTGAAATGTAGAGCAATGTACACAAATATTCGTCAACACTTTATAAACCTCATTTGTCTGGCGGTGCATGaatctagatcatgtatgtactGCCACCTGCTGGCGCCTCTCTAGGGTGGGCTTTCATTTGCTATTCTACGCTCGTATGCACTCTCCTACAAAGTATGGTGGAGGGCAGtatggtattagtgtaccttgacgccaccaggaagtagtgctggagagagcactgacagcctggtgacgcccccagtacctcattggctgcacagatggctcccctgcaggtcctgctgAGTGTTATTCTCCCCTCTTTTCCTGGGCAACACTTGTCCTCCCCGCTCCTACTGTGGGCGCAGCTGGCGCTGCATCCCCCTAGTCCCTTTCGCTGCTGCTGATCGGCATGGTTCccccttgctgctgctgctgatgttGATTGGCGGTGTCCCTACTAGTCACTACTTTGTCCAACCGTGTGACTCTCCAGCCTGAGCTAAGTGTATGTTCCCTGTGTGTGGTCAGTCAGTTACTGTTTGTCACCCCCTGCCGCTGTGGGCTCCATGCTGTCCTCCGGGAACGTGCGCCGATCGTCAGGCAATTACCATTCCCCGGAATACTGGCCCTCCCTGCTGTCTTCCTCCTCCTACACTCAGCGCCCGGCAGCTGTGAGTCCATGTCCCGCCGCCGATGTGGGCTTCATGGTGTCCTCGTCCTGTAGTGTGCACTCTGTCTTGCCTCCCTGCACCCGCGGCTATGTGCAAGTCACCTCTTCTAAAGCGGCCACGGCGCCACTGTACAAATCGCTTCTCCAGAGCCACAGTGCTAGTACAGTCTGCTGGGTAGCGCTGGAAGTTTTTTCCCGTAACTTGTAGCGACCTTCCTGGACCTATTCGGCagcctgctgtgcagccaatcaggttcagggggcgtcatcccccctgtcaatcttgactccaccaggagctcctggtggcgtcaagatacactaataccaggcaGTACAATAGTGagggtctgcaggctgcagtgaagcgtGATGTAGAGTgttacagtaatgagtgtctgcaggcaacattaAAGCAGGGTGGAGAGTAGTACACTAATGGgtatctacaggcagcagtgaagcatagaaCAGTACACTAAACAGTGTCTGCAGGCAAAAgtgcagcatggtggagagcagtacaataataaatgtctgcaggtagcagagaagcatggtggagagctgtacaataatgagtgtctgcaggcagtagtgaagcatggtgaagagtggtacaataatgagtgtctgcaggcagtagtgaagcatggtggagagtggtacaataatgagtgtctgcaggcagtagtgaagtatGGTGTAGAacagtacaataaggagtgtctgcaggcagtagtgaagtatAGTGTAGAacagtacaataaggagtgtctgcaggcagtagtgaagcatggggatgaacagtacaataatgagtgtctgcaggcagtagtgaagcatgggggagagcagtaaaataatgaggggctgcaggcagcagtgaaggatggaggagagcagtacaataataagtctcggcaggcagcagtgaagcatggtggagagcagtacaataatgagtgtctgtaggcagcagtaaagcatggtggagagcagtacaataatgagtgtctgtaggcagcagtgaagcatggtggagagcagtacaataatgagtgtctgtaggcagcagtgaagcatgatggagcgcagtacaataatgagtgtctgtaggcagcagtgaagcatggaggagaaccTGCAATAATGAGAgtttgcaggcagtagtgaagcatggtggagaacagtacaataatgagtgtctgcaggcagcagtgaagcatagtggagagcagtacaataataagtctcggcaggcagcagtgaagcatggtggagagcagtacaataatgagtggctgcaggcagtagtgaagcatggtggagagtggtacaataatgagtgtctgcaggcagcagtgaagcatggaggagaaccTGCAATAATGAGAgtttgcaggcagtagtgaagcatggtggagagtggtactgTGGTATGAGGGCTTCTAAGCTATTGTTTCACTGTTACTggcccaaaggctgaagcatattaaatatatatattgttctgTTACACATAAGTATAAACGCAATTATAAGTATCTAACAAATgaaatatagctactgtatactaacttcaCCTTTTCTTTAAGTTCCCTAACTATGAATATGAGTATACAATCTCCTTGTAAACTTTTGCTGTGTGACGTAAGTGGTTGTCAAGGAAACGGGGCGCTGTTGTACTAGGAGCTTGCCCAGTGGCTGATTCTGTACCCCTCCCCTCTGTACTTATGGAAAGCTGAAGAGTGGAGTGTAAACTGGATGTTGGGATGCAGCGATGATCCCCCTGCTGCCCCCTTAGCTCTGCCTACCACTACTCTCTGTACATGGAACTAGTATaagagataagatgaaccaataagtatTGGCTTCTAATAAgactgcctactagagatgagcgagcgcactcgtccgagcttgatgctcgttcgagtattagggtgttcgagatgctcgttactcgaggcgagcaccacgcggcactcgactccattacacttccttccctgaaaaatttgcgcccctttttggccaatagaaacacagggaaggcattacaacttcctcctgtgacgttccagccctatcccacccccctgcagtgagtggctggtgagatcaagtgacccccgagtatttaaatctgccccacccgcggctcgccacagacacacactgggagagacgagggacagtgctgctgctgctatagggacaatATTAGCgacttcaagaaccacaacggtccttcttagggccacagctcacctagtgcattactgtagtggctgctgtgagcagttttgcactttttttttatgtatatcgggcgtgcaggctgtagcgttctcaggctgcagtctgtacttgagtataggggcagtattggtcaggcaaggacagtggtagtgtagaatcctgtctacaagaaccccaacggttcttcttagggcaacctgtgaccgtgtgcatttaagtCCGTGGTTGcggggagttgtagtacctctgtattgcacagcagagcctgcgtgcagccttcatttaaacatttttctgtccgcactttgcgtcgcCTGAGTTCACTctgcacacattttctacaacgctctgttatacgtgtgctgtatcagaagttcacggtctgcccgacgcccatagattgaaagtgcaatacacactgcctagcctcagcctgcattgcatagtaaaataaggagatttttaaaaaattcctttttaacgGCTACCAGtgacccagtgcatgtgcctgcgtggcctgtgggacttcacgtccatccaaactgcatagttcatagctaggcctgcgtgcagccttcatttaaacatttttctgtccgcactttgcgttgcctcagctcactctgcctctaagtgtacgccattttctacaacgctctgttatatgtgtgctgtatcagaagttcacggtctgcccgacgcccatagattgaaagtgcaatacacactgcctagcctcagcctgcattgcagagtaaaataaggagatttttttaaaaaatcctttttacggctaccggagacccagttcatttgcctgcgtggcctgtgggacttcacgcccatccaaactgcatagttcacagcaaggcctaagtgcagccttccttataatttatctctcgcttcatttagcgttatattaccgctggcagacaccaactgcgcggcaataattcacaaacatttttacaccgctctgtctctgctcgattcttaatccagcatgctgaggggtaggggtaggggcagaggacgtggatgcggtcgcggtcgaggatgcggagtcccgagtgagggtgtgggcataggacaagttcctggtccaggtgaatcgcagccggctgctgcgggattaggagagaggacagtttctggggtccccagcttcatattgcaatttttgggtctacgcggtagacctttattaaaaaatgagcagtgtgagcaggtcctgtcgtggatggcagaaagtgcatccagcaatctatcgaccacccacagttctgcgccgtccactgctgcaactctgaatcctctcgctgctgctcctccttcctcccagcctcctcactccatgaaaatgacacattctgaggagcaggcagactcccaggaactgttctcggccccctgcccagattgggcaataatggttcctctcccaccggaggagtttgtcgtgaccgatgcccaacctttggaaagttcccggggtccgggggatgaggctggggacttccggcaactgtctcaagagctttcagtgggtgaggaggacgatgacgatgagacacagttgactatcagtgaggtagtagtgagggcagtaagtccgagggaggagcgcacagaggattcggaggaagggccgctggacgaggaggtgactgaccccacctggtgtgataagccaactgaggacagatctttagagggggaggcaattgcagccacaggacaggttggaagaggcagtggggtggccaggggtagaggcagggcaagagcgaataatccaccagctgtttcccaaagcaccccctcgcgccaagccaccatgcagaggccaaggtgctctaaggtgtggcagttttttaccgagacggcggacgaccgacgaacagtagtgtgcaacctttgtcgcgccaagatcagccggggagccaccaccagcagcctcaccaccaccagcatgcgcagacatatgatggccaagcaccccacaaggtgggacaaatgccattcaccacctccagcttgcgccactgcctctccccctgggccccaacctgccactgggatccaacccacctctcacgacacaggcacgaccgtctcctggcctgcacccacaccctcacctccgctgtcctcggccccatccagcaatgtctctcaacgcagcgtccagctgtcgctaaaagaatcgttggagcgaaagtgcaaacacgctgccatgcacccgcacgctcaagctttaaatgtccacatagccaaa
This window encodes:
- the LOC136577664 gene encoding sulfotransferase 1A1-like yields the protein MASRPPLKMVGDMPLIEYFADNWEKVKNFQAEEGDLLIDTYPKSGTTWISEIVDLVVHDGETKTSQRGSISERVPFLEFAVPDVPTRAQKRNKMKPPRLIKSHLPVHLLPESFWEKNCKIIYVARNPKDVLVSFYHFYRMAVVHPEPGTFDKFLHQFIKGTVSYGPWGAHNKDFWKIRHQRDILYLFYEDMLEDPKREIRKVMKYVGKDLPEDVVEKIHQCTTFKAMKDNPMTNYSNIPSSVMDQTISPFMRKGTCGDWKSHFTVAQNELFDEYYKKEMSDTDLTFRF